From the genome of Deinococcus sp. AJ005, one region includes:
- a CDS encoding DUF4384 domain-containing protein has product MRKLPTLALVTLTLAACGESPGPQPVSEPVLNVSVNPATPQAGQDITFTVSLMGGSGTWNVALFNQNPDGSVNQVYPNRLPEGQPTLTPGATLNFPPPDAKYIFVAAGPMGTNTLLAYATQKPLDLEGEGLSRYDNSQAQFANVVGQGFDTLSSLRAKLKLVFSGISKVIQYEVTSPASTP; this is encoded by the coding sequence ATGCGAAAACTGCCGACTCTGGCTCTGGTGACGCTGACCCTTGCAGCTTGCGGCGAAAGCCCCGGCCCTCAGCCTGTCAGCGAACCCGTGCTGAATGTTTCGGTCAATCCAGCCACACCCCAGGCAGGGCAGGACATCACCTTCACGGTCAGCTTGATGGGCGGCTCAGGAACGTGGAATGTGGCGCTGTTCAACCAGAACCCGGATGGCAGCGTCAATCAGGTTTACCCCAATCGGCTGCCAGAGGGTCAGCCCACGCTGACGCCCGGCGCAACGCTGAACTTTCCACCGCCCGACGCCAAGTATATTTTTGTCGCTGCTGGACCAATGGGAACCAACACGCTCCTGGCTTATGCCACACAGAAACCTCTGGATCTGGAAGGCGAAGGTCTCAGTCGATACGACAATTCACAGGCCCAATTTGCCAACGTAGTGGGCCAGGGGTTTGACACACTCAGCTCACTGCGGGCAAAACTGAAACTGGTTTTCTCAGGGATCTCAAAGGTCATCCAGTACGAGGTCACCAGCCCAGCGTCCACTCCCTGA
- the rny gene encoding ribonuclease Y: MPTIVWLIVALLIGLVGGFLGGQSRGLRERAAVDDRLQREARAEAERIRAAAEAEARLTREQADQARQDATRRIQEAGEREAQVTALGAQFGAEREAIAKLRTQAEAERTAAKADVTRDREALSADRKETRAEREELKREIERLNRRAEQLDARGDKLDSLEERVEERSRILAEHEADLSERGRAVDLKLYEVANLSPQAARDEIMGRLDNELEEEKSIRVKAMQERTVAEAKRHARHVIAQAIQRSASETSAALSVSVVPIPNDAMKGRLIGREGRNIRAFEALTGVDLIIDDTPEAVILSSFNPVRREVAKHVLDALVADGRIHPTRIEEMVHKAQDEMKTFIHAQGEEAAIEAGVMGIKPGLTQLLGRMYFRTSYGQNVLKHSIQVAHLTGIMADELGLDAGLARRAGLMHDVGKSIDREIDGTHVEIGINLAKRFGEAHEVIDAIAHHHDPENGETLYSVLVAAADAISAARPGARREELESYVRRLEQLEQIAVSFPGVQQAYAIQAGREVRVIVQPEKVTDAQAILLAREIAGRVEQDMEYPGQVQVTVVRESRAVEVAH, encoded by the coding sequence ATGCCAACGATTGTCTGGTTGATCGTGGCGCTCCTGATCGGATTGGTCGGAGGGTTTCTCGGGGGGCAGTCGCGGGGCTTGCGGGAGCGGGCCGCAGTCGATGACCGCCTGCAACGGGAGGCCCGCGCAGAGGCAGAGCGCATTCGCGCGGCGGCGGAAGCCGAGGCACGCTTAACGCGGGAGCAGGCCGACCAGGCCAGACAGGACGCCACAAGAAGGATTCAGGAAGCTGGGGAGCGCGAAGCCCAGGTCACGGCGCTGGGCGCACAGTTCGGCGCAGAGCGCGAGGCCATCGCCAAGTTACGCACGCAGGCCGAGGCCGAACGCACGGCGGCCAAAGCGGACGTCACGCGTGACCGCGAGGCCCTGAGCGCAGACCGCAAGGAAACGCGGGCCGAGCGCGAGGAGCTGAAACGCGAGATTGAACGCCTCAACCGCCGGGCCGAGCAACTCGACGCGCGCGGCGACAAACTCGATTCGCTGGAAGAACGGGTGGAGGAACGCTCGCGCATCCTGGCCGAACACGAGGCCGATCTGAGCGAACGGGGTCGGGCGGTGGACCTCAAGCTGTATGAGGTCGCCAACCTCTCGCCACAGGCCGCGCGCGACGAGATCATGGGACGGCTGGACAACGAGCTGGAAGAAGAAAAGTCTATTCGCGTTAAAGCCATGCAGGAGCGCACAGTCGCGGAGGCCAAGCGGCACGCCCGCCATGTGATCGCCCAAGCCATCCAGCGCAGCGCATCGGAAACAAGCGCTGCGCTGAGCGTGTCGGTGGTTCCCATTCCCAACGACGCCATGAAGGGCCGCCTGATCGGGCGCGAAGGCCGCAACATCCGGGCCTTCGAGGCGCTGACGGGCGTGGACCTGATCATCGACGACACCCCGGAAGCGGTGATTCTCTCCAGCTTCAACCCGGTGCGGCGCGAGGTGGCCAAGCATGTGCTGGACGCTCTGGTGGCCGACGGGCGCATTCACCCCACCCGCATCGAGGAAATGGTGCATAAGGCGCAGGATGAGATGAAGACCTTTATCCACGCGCAGGGTGAGGAGGCGGCCATCGAGGCGGGCGTGATGGGCATCAAGCCGGGGCTGACGCAACTGCTGGGGCGCATGTACTTCCGCACCAGCTACGGCCAGAACGTCCTGAAACACAGCATTCAGGTGGCGCACCTGACCGGCATCATGGCCGACGAACTGGGGCTGGACGCGGGGCTGGCCCGCCGCGCTGGCCTGATGCACGACGTGGGCAAGAGCATTGACCGCGAGATCGACGGCACACACGTCGAGATCGGGATCAATCTTGCCAAGCGCTTTGGCGAGGCGCACGAGGTCATCGACGCGATTGCCCACCACCATGACCCGGAAAACGGCGAGACGCTGTACAGCGTGCTCGTGGCCGCCGCCGACGCCATCAGTGCGGCCCGGCCCGGTGCGCGGCGCGAGGAGCTGGAATCCTACGTGCGCCGTCTGGAGCAACTGGAGCAGATCGCGGTGTCGTTCCCTGGCGTGCAGCAGGCCTACGCCATCCAGGCCGGGCGCGAGGTCCGCGTGATCGTGCAACCCGAGAAGGTCACGGACGCGCAGGCCATCCTGCTGGCCCGCGAGATCGCCGGGCGCGTGGAGCAGGACATGGAATATCCGGGGCAGGTGCAAGTCACGGTGGTCCGCGAAAGCCGCGCGGTGGAAGTGGCGCACTAA
- a CDS encoding dienelactone hydrolase family protein has translation MKGADLEVTSDGKAYKSYLAAPASAAHKAAVILLHSFNGLEQGYKDLVDEMAGAGYVTLALGWQTFDKQPSDDVVRALVEDGLKTLAARKDVNMNAVGLTGFCAGGRYTMLLLPQMKQFKSGVAWCGFPDSGGTATQPKPPADFIGDLTAPMLILHGTKDVASSISSIYSYAQKLDAAGKNFKLTVYQGAPHGFLLADSKITDTYASRDGRREMLNYFGNTLK, from the coding sequence GTGAAAGGCGCTGATCTGGAAGTGACCAGCGACGGCAAGGCGTACAAGAGCTATCTGGCTGCCCCCGCCAGCGCTGCGCACAAGGCCGCCGTGATCCTGCTGCACTCCTTCAACGGGCTGGAACAGGGCTATAAGGATCTAGTGGACGAGATGGCCGGGGCAGGGTACGTGACGCTGGCACTGGGCTGGCAGACCTTCGACAAGCAGCCCAGTGATGATGTGGTGAGGGCACTGGTGGAAGACGGCCTGAAGACGCTGGCGGCCCGCAAGGACGTCAACATGAATGCCGTGGGCCTGACGGGCTTCTGTGCGGGCGGGCGCTACACCATGCTGCTGCTGCCGCAGATGAAACAGTTTAAGTCGGGCGTGGCGTGGTGCGGCTTCCCCGATTCGGGTGGCACGGCCACGCAGCCCAAACCTCCAGCCGACTTTATTGGGGACCTGACCGCCCCCATGCTGATCCTGCACGGGACCAAAGATGTCGCCAGCTCGATTTCCAGCATTTACAGCTACGCGCAGAAACTGGACGCGGCGGGCAAGAACTTCAAGCTGACGGTCTATCAGGGTGCGCCGCACGGCTTCCTGCTTGCAGACAGCAAGATCACTGACACCTATGCCAGCCGCGACGGCAGGCGAGAAATGCTGAACTACTTTGGCAACACCCTGAAATAA
- the rplI gene encoding 50S ribosomal protein L9, translated as MQVILMEPGKLGKTGDIVEVKNGYARNWLIPQGIATSATAANMKSLEARIRARQKIQAQEKATAEDLASRLNGVAIEMSVRAGEGKIYGAVTHADVAGALDQLGFDIDKRKLEMPKTVKEIGEYDIAYRAHPEVTIPMKLVVHAQKES; from the coding sequence ATGCAAGTCATTCTGATGGAACCCGGCAAGCTGGGCAAAACCGGCGACATTGTGGAAGTCAAGAACGGGTACGCCCGCAACTGGCTGATTCCGCAGGGCATCGCCACCAGCGCCACCGCCGCCAACATGAAGAGTCTGGAAGCCCGCATCCGCGCGCGCCAGAAGATTCAGGCCCAGGAAAAAGCCACCGCCGAGGACCTCGCCAGCCGCCTGAACGGAGTCGCCATCGAAATGAGCGTCCGTGCGGGTGAAGGCAAGATCTACGGCGCCGTGACCCACGCCGATGTGGCGGGCGCGCTGGACCAGCTCGGCTTCGACATCGACAAGCGCAAGCTGGAGATGCCCAAGACCGTCAAGGAAATTGGCGAGTACGACATCGCTTACCGCGCCCATCCCGAAGTGACGATCCCCATGAAACTGGTGGTCCACGCGCAGAAGGAAAGCTGA